A single genomic interval of Cryomorphaceae bacterium 1068 harbors:
- a CDS encoding phosphoribosyltransferase family protein yields the protein MPQEKTLVLDHIRILQKLRRIAYQIYEFNYREEELTIVAIEKKGVFLAERIIPILKDISGFKINLVTLSINKENPKEEPTWNEDASVLNGKSVILIDDVLNSGRTLIYAARHVLDYNVKKLTTVVLVDRRHRLFPIKADFVGLTLSTTLQDHIAVEFQEGNDKVYLE from the coding sequence ATGCCACAAGAGAAGACCTTAGTACTCGATCATATCAGAATTCTCCAAAAGTTGCGACGGATCGCCTATCAGATCTATGAGTTCAACTACCGCGAGGAGGAATTGACCATTGTGGCCATTGAAAAAAAAGGAGTTTTTTTGGCTGAGCGCATTATTCCGATACTCAAAGATATCTCAGGGTTTAAAATCAACCTTGTTACGTTGAGCATCAATAAAGAAAATCCCAAAGAAGAACCGACTTGGAATGAGGATGCTTCCGTCTTGAACGGTAAGTCAGTGATTTTGATTGACGATGTACTCAACTCGGGCCGAACACTCATATACGCGGCGAGACACGTATTGGATTACAATGTAAAGAAGCTTACTACTGTAGTGCTCGTTGACCGTCGCCACAGACTCTTCCCTATAAAAGCCGACTTTGTAGGACTCACATTGAGTACTACTCTTCAAGACCACATTGCGGTAGAATTTCAAGAAGGAAACGACAAGGTCTATTTGGAGTGA
- a CDS encoding AAA family ATPase has product MKKVFLIGYMGVGKTTLGKRIANSMRLPFYDLDKEIVRMDSRLIKEIFVQSGELHFREVETRILKDFCNRKESFVLSTGGGAATSIGNMESMKDSGVVVWLDMSVDKILSRLAQGEDRPLLEGFPEEKRQDFIKTHLAERVPHYRKAHIRFDSTNVNAEKLEHLVKEIHSK; this is encoded by the coding sequence ATGAAAAAGGTTTTTCTAATCGGCTATATGGGAGTTGGTAAAACCACACTTGGCAAGCGTATCGCTAATTCAATGCGCCTGCCGTTTTACGATTTAGACAAGGAGATTGTAAGGATGGATTCCCGCCTGATCAAAGAAATATTCGTTCAAAGCGGGGAATTGCACTTTCGTGAAGTGGAGACTCGAATTTTAAAGGATTTCTGCAATAGAAAAGAATCTTTCGTTTTATCGACTGGGGGAGGAGCTGCTACTTCCATCGGAAATATGGAAAGCATGAAAGATTCAGGAGTCGTAGTATGGTTGGATATGTCTGTCGATAAAATTCTCAGCCGACTTGCTCAGGGTGAGGATCGTCCTTTATTGGAAGGTTTCCCTGAGGAAAAACGACAGGATTTTATTAAGACGCATCTCGCCGAAAGGGTGCCGCATTACAGAAAAGCACATATTCGCTTTGACTCAACCAATGTGAACGCTGAAAAGCTCGAACACTTGGTGAAAGAGATTCACTCCAAATAG